A genomic segment from uncultured Erythrobacter sp. encodes:
- a CDS encoding phytanoyl-CoA dioxygenase family protein has translation MLPALADWYANAPTAPGTRLHQLGAFASFLASPGPIAALASQLLGRPARPVRAIAFDKSPVTNWALGWHQDRTINVAARAEVEGYGPWTVKQGSPHVEPPFALIGAMITLRIHLDPVTPDNAPLEIALGSHRQGYIPEARISAVVAASEVAACLARHGDIWAYATPILHASRRSTITGSRRVLQVDYSAETLPAPLEWVLQN, from the coding sequence ATGCTGCCCGCCCTTGCAGATTGGTACGCCAACGCTCCGACTGCGCCCGGCACACGGCTCCACCAGCTGGGCGCCTTCGCTTCGTTCCTCGCGTCACCTGGGCCGATTGCCGCGCTGGCTTCACAACTGTTGGGACGGCCCGCGCGGCCTGTCCGTGCAATTGCTTTCGACAAGTCACCGGTTACCAACTGGGCATTGGGCTGGCATCAGGATCGCACCATCAACGTTGCTGCGCGCGCGGAAGTCGAGGGATACGGCCCGTGGACCGTCAAGCAGGGCAGCCCGCATGTCGAGCCGCCCTTTGCTCTGATCGGGGCGATGATCACGCTGCGTATCCACCTTGATCCCGTCACACCCGACAATGCACCGCTCGAAATCGCGCTTGGATCCCATCGGCAGGGTTACATCCCCGAAGCGCGCATATCGGCAGTCGTGGCCGCCAGCGAGGTTGCGGCGTGTCTTGCCCGGCACGGCGACATCTGGGCCTACGCTACACCGATCCTGCACGCCTCGCGCCGCTCGACCATCACGGGTTCGCGCCGAGTACTGCAAGTGGACTACAGCGCGGAGACGCTGCCAGCACCGCTTGAGTGGGTGCTGCAAAACTAG